GATGCGGCACTACGTCAGGTAGCCAGCCTTTATGCGTATGATAATAGCGGCATGGAAGAGGATGAACTGACTTTGCGCTCGGGGGGAGATGAGGTAAATGAGCAGTTGGTACAGAAACTGAATGAACGATTGGCTATGGCCGGCATGGAGGTAGTAGAAGCCCGAATAAACTATCTGGCCTATGCTCCCGAAATTGCGGCTGTTATGTTACGCCGTCAACAAGCCAGTGCCATTATAATGGCGCGCGAAAAGATTGTAGAAGGAGCTGTGTCTATGGTTAAAATGGCTTTGGATAAGATAGAAAAAGAGAATATGGTCGAGCTGGACGAAGAAAAAAAAGCAGCTATGGTGAGTAATTTACTTGTTGTATTATGTGCCGATGAAGCTGCTCAGCCCGTTCTGAATACCGGTACGTTGAACCATTGATATTGTATATGATTATATGTCGAAAAAAGAACCGAGCCGAAATTTTGTATTGCGTATTGATGCCGATATGATGGATGCTATTGAGAAGTGGGCGGCTGATGAATTTCGTTCGACCAATGGACAATTGCAGTGGATTATTTCAGAGGCTTTACGGAAAAGCGGAAGACTTAAAAAAATACGAATAAAGAAAAATGAGGAATAGATATGTATGTTTTAAATGTTTTTTTACGTATGAAAAAATAGAAATTTTCTACTCCGCGTTATACCGGAATGGAATAAGTTTTTTATCTGAATTAAAATAGTTTAAATCATTATGTTTCATGACTTTTGAAAAACATATAAGCCCGAAAATTTTTATTTTTTGGCTTATATGTTTAAAGTCTTTTTATAACGGCTTTGGCTTTATAAGCCCGGTTTATTTCCTGATGAAAATTTATCAACTCTTCATATTCCGACGGTTCAAATTTACCGGAGGAACGAATGAAGTCGTAAATAGCCGTGATTATATTTTTCTCATTTTTATATCGGGTTTTGAATGTTCCGAATCTTGACCGGATATTTAGTTCTTTCGGAAGGGATTCGACCATATATCCTTGGGGAATTGTGATATGGATGGTATCTGTATCGTGGTAGCCGTATTTAATGACTATAGGATTGATACGTTCTTTCTTCGGTAATTGAGTGATGCCGTTTCTGAAAATGTTTAAGGGAATAAATATTCGTTGGTTATTCTGATTTAGCGGAGGAGTATGTGATATGTTATAGAAAAGAATGGCATAGGGTTTTTCCTCTTTATATTCAGAAAAATGTATGTTGCTTATGGACGGGTTTGACAAATCTATGCAGGAGCGTATTGCTTCTATTTGTTTTTTACCATCCAGTGCCTGGAAATACATATAAGGTTCATATTGTTTTAATGAATTGTATTCATTTATGTATCCCGATATTGTACCTTTTTCATCTATTTGCAGATTTGCCGATATTGCCGATAGATTTTCTTTGTCGTCGTAATCGGGTATTTTGGTAAAGATGCCTCCTTCCGGTGTGATAACTATTACATTATGTCCGGCCATGTGGCGGGGAATGTAGCCCAAAGGAACTTTAGGATTAGTACATTCTATCCATAAGGTATCGTTTTCCAAAGGAACCGTTAATATCTCATGGTCGGTTTGTCCTGCACTGGCAAAATCTTCGAAAAGAGATTCCGATTTACTGTTAATAATTGTATTGTATGCAGGAATTCCTGTTTCCTGTAACATTGCCATCATATAGTTTGACAAGGCTTTACAATCTCCGAATCCCGTGCTGAATACTTTAGATGCTTCCATCGGCTGTAATCCTCCTATTCCTATTTGAATGCTTACATACCGGGTATTATCACCCATATAATTATATAGGGCTTTTATTTTGTCTTTATCGGTCTTGCACTCTTTTGTAAGATCGGTGATTTTCTGTTTCAGTTTTTCCGGAAGCATATCCCTGCCTTTCTGTAGATCATACAGCCAGGAACCAAATGTTTTCCAATTATCGAGTCTGCCATACGTCCCTGCGTAAGTGATCTCGGTGTTGGTTACGTGTAACCAAGGGCGAAGCGTGGAAAAATCAGGGCTGAAGGGTTCTGCTTTGAATGCTTTTACAGAATCTGTTTTCCACAGTAGAGTAATAAGACCTTTATCGACAGATTTTATAGGCCCTTCCATTTTCCCGGATTTATAATTTATTTCAGTGGTTTCGGGGATTTGTATTTTGTAATACCCCGATTCCATACTTATGTTGTCTCCGGGTAAAGGAAAAAATGAAGGAAAACCCA
This region of Barnesiella propionica genomic DNA includes:
- a CDS encoding Arc family DNA-binding protein, giving the protein MSKKEPSRNFVLRIDADMMDAIEKWAADEFRSTNGQLQWIISEALRKSGRLKKIRIKKNEE
- a CDS encoding transglutaminase-like domain-containing protein → MNRIITTLLSFFFLLNLSAQENYTSVNIPKELLTNSDAVIRTYEAEFIYKNKTSGIYKEKKIITILNKEGAVYASFGDFENMFRALNKFTGTFYDKNGKKISRITKKDLLRTEYFDGLASDAASFFSNSPIGIYPYTVCYEKEVVFKGGLLGFPSFFPLPGDNISMESGYYKIQIPETTEINYKSGKMEGPIKSVDKGLITLLWKTDSVKAFKAEPFSPDFSTLRPWLHVTNTEITYAGTYGRLDNWKTFGSWLYDLQKGRDMLPEKLKQKITDLTKECKTDKDKIKALYNYMGDNTRYVSIQIGIGGLQPMEASKVFSTGFGDCKALSNYMMAMLQETGIPAYNTIINSKSESLFEDFASAGQTDHEILTVPLENDTLWIECTNPKVPLGYIPRHMAGHNVIVITPEGGIFTKIPDYDDKENLSAISANLQIDEKGTISGYINEYNSLKQYEPYMYFQALDGKKQIEAIRSCIDLSNPSISNIHFSEYKEEKPYAILFYNISHTPPLNQNNQRIFIPLNIFRNGITQLPKKERINPIVIKYGYHDTDTIHITIPQGYMVESLPKELNIRSRFGTFKTRYKNEKNIITAIYDFIRSSGKFEPSEYEELINFHQEINRAYKAKAVIKRL